The stretch of DNA GGGTAGCTCTCGCAGCTCAGGCTTCCTTGGGGTACTTTGGGGTACTTTCATCTTGTTCTTTCCAAAGGTCCATGTACATAAAGTCGATATCTGTTTCAAATTCATCCGTATAGAATATTTGGAATCCTTTTGATTGATAAAAAGGAATCGCGCTTTCTAACGGTTGTAATATTAAAATTCTAACGCCGGCGATAGATGAATCTTTCTCCATCGGATAACACATTACAAAAAAATGTATCCAAAGAAACTGGGTCGTCATCCTCGGTTGGGTCATATGGAGAAAAACAGAAATAACCACGTTTGGAAATTGCTGTAAAATCGTCCTCTGTGCAAGGAAGAAGGGAGTACTGTTTTGTATTGCACATTGATTATTTGCTTTCGTGTTTTTCGTTACGAGAAACAGGACGCAAATATTTTGGGAACTTAGGCTCGCCAAACAAGTATTCTAGCACTTTGTTGACCTGTGACGGATGAACCACGGCGGGTCTAAGATCGGGGAAAACGGCCATTGCTTTGATCCTTTTTCTGTAAGTTTATGTAATAAACTTGGGAACTAGACTAAACCGGTTTAGTTCTGGCAACGCACCGTATCCAGGTGGTATTGAGAATATAAAATGTGTTTTGGGATAAGTCAAGTCTCAAATGTGAATGTTGGTCATTTTGCAAACAGTTGTTGACATTGGTATGTGCATAATTTGCACATACCATTCCAGGCCCGAAGAAAAGGAAACCCCGTTCAAAGTTGAACGGGGAGCTTTATTAGCTTTTACAGCAGGCCGTGTTGTTTAAGGATTTCTGCGTATTTGTCGGCACGGGCTTTTTCTGCTTCCTGCTCTTGTTTAATTGCGGCGAGTTCCTGTTTGTTCGCTGCAAGCTCCTGCCTATTGGCTTCGATGGCTCGCTTTTGCTCGGCAATTTCTTCTTCTTGCTGTTTGATCAATTCTTCGGTGTACTTGCGGGTAGAAATCGCGTCGAGTCTACGGCGTTCTTCCATTTCCTTGCGGTAGGCTTCGATTTGGTCTGCACTGAAAGCCATAAGATCCTCGTACACATCTTCAAAAGGTTCAACCCGGGTGGGTGTCGCGATAAATTTACACAAATCCAAAAGGTTTTGCAAGTATTCGCTGTTTTTGCCAACATTTTCGCGGATTGCCTGTTCAAGATAGTTCAGCTGGATAATGCACCAGTGCATGGTGTCGAATTTGAACATGCGATTTTCCTGTGCGGAAATATCCAAATTCAAGAGCCATGATGTGTTCGGGAAAATGCAATCCTGCGAAATGATGATCTGGTAGCATTTATTTAGTTCCTTATATTTAGCGCCCTTGGCTGCCTGGGAGGCGTAGAGCTTGGCCCCGTAATACGAAAGCCGCTTGGCGTAATCGTCCTTTTCGGTCCATAGCTGGACTTCTACATCGGCCTCGTCGCCATCGTCCATGACCACGCGAACGTCAAAGCGTGAGGTCTTTTCGGTTTTAGGCTGCGTGGATGCGAAGGTTTCTGTAACCAGAGGCTCCGCCTTTTGCAGTTTCTTGCCAATGAGCGTAGACATCAGCTGCCGCAAGTTTTCCCGGGATTTTGGGTTATCGCGGGTGTACACGTACTTGAAGGTACAATCCGCCAACAGCGAGGCGATTTCAGTTTTTGGGGATTCGTTGTGAGCGAAGGTGCTTGCTGATTTTTGTGTGGGCATATTATCTCCTATAAGAAAAAAACACTTGATTAACTCAAGTGTTCAGGAGACGATTCGTAACGCTCGGGATGTAATATAGTTATGCCGCCTATTTTGTAAAGGGCGGAAATGTAAAAGAACAGTAAATTCAGTTGTCAAGGCTTTCGCTGATGGAAGAGGTTGTATCAAAATTTGCGACAACCACTCAACATGGTGCTATTGAAGAAAACATCACATGTGCAAAATTTGCACGTATGGGCGTTGACAGAGACAAATTAACAGCAACTGGCTAATCTAAAAATTTTAGGGTAAGTAGAACGGAAAAGGAGAGTGCCTTGACAGTCGTTTAGTGTAATTGTACATTGAGAGTAAGATGACTTTGCTCGCCTCTTTATAATGCATTCCCAGCAAGTTTTTTTACTGATTGGAGAATAATGAACTGAAAAATCGGTTCATGCATGTGGACTTTAAAGGTCAAAAACCAACGATTGATGCTAAAAAACCAACGATTGAAACGAAAAAAGCAAAGATTGAACTGGCTGTGGAAGAATCCTCGTTTAATAAGACCGCTAAGGAAAATTTGCTGAAATTTGTTCGGGGCGTAGAGCTAGACGAAATTTTTGGTGTTTCTAGAGTAAGGGAAATCGTCGTCTGCGGAGCCTCATCGGCGTCGGCTGCCTTGAAAAAGTTGCAAGCCCTCGATTTGATAGAACCTGTTGTGGGCCACGGCAAGGGAAAGTTCCGTTTTAAAATGTGAATCACGAAACTCTATCCAGGGAAATTTACTTTCCCTTCCTTGCTGCATCGATTTCTGCGTTGATTTCATCTAGACTCATGTCGGTGACGCCCGCTTCTTGAGCTTCTGCAGATAGAGCTTGCATAATTCGAAGCATCTGGCTGGCAGATGATATGTAATTGTCGCCCAATAGGCGACCTCGCGCTACACGGGAAAGGATATCTTTAAGTCAAAAAGGAGGCCATGATGGATGCCGGAAACCTGCAATTCTGTTTTTACTACAAGGGGGAGGAGGAATGCCCTTACGACCGCAAGTCCCCGGATTACGACAACGACGCCGGATTCGCCTGGATGTCGGAATCCATTTGCTGCAAGATTGACGATATGGACGTTGATCGATTCCTGGACTTTATCTGCGCGCACATGGGCAAGTGGGACCCCTACGACTATGTGGACCGTTTCTGCCGCTATCTCTTGGCAAACACCAAGATACCCTTGGAACAGCGCATTGCCTTCGCCAAAAAGCATTTTGTCAGGAATCACCCCATACACAAGAAGCTGAAGGGACTATAGTTTTCAAGGCAACAATCAGCAAATTTTATTGAATAATCCGTCTAAATGTATCGTAATTTTCTGTTTCTGTAGGTTTGCAGTAAACGGCGAATTCGATACAATCAAAGGATCCCTTGAAATCTCCTAGCAATTTTGCATATGCACTTGCAACAACTTCAGGATTGTTATGGAAAGCACCGCAACCAAAGGCTCCTAGAACAAGGACGTCAATATTATTATCCTGTGCAATCTTAAATATTTGTGCTCCGCGACTAATGTGTGCATCGTAAAGTTCCTGATCGTTTAGGTCTAGGGGGTAACGCCGGTCATAAAGTCTTGGTGCGGCACAAGAAATAACATCAACTTTTGTCCATTTTTCTTCGGGAAGGCGGACTGGCTCCTTATCATCGGTTTTTAAGATGACGATATCCTTGCTATACAAACAGGCATCGGAGTAAAAAGCCGTACCTAACTTTCTATGAAAATTGTAATAACGATTCCAATTAGTTTTTGTGCAAAGTACAGGATAAAGGGTTGAACAACGACACAAGCCCTCTTCTTGTGCGGAACTTCCTCTAAGGACATGTCCTCCGGGCTGTACCGCAGATGCAAAGTTGAGTACAGCAATTCTCTGTCCTGGAAATTCTTTGGACAATTCTACCGCAGCTTCAAAGGTCCTATGATTTGTTACACGGATATCGGTGTTCTTGCTTTGGTTTTGGCGTGTTTTCGCATATAGAGAACCGGCAGGGTAGAACTTGGTTGACTTAATAGAATTTTCTACAAGAGATTCGAGAACCTTGGATTCATGGATCATTTCCAAAGTGTCTTTAAAAACATCAATTCTTTTTTGGTGAGGAAAATCCATTGGCCTTCTAGGGGCATCAAGCTGCGCTTTCCAAAAACGATTAATGAGAATCGAGAAAACAGGTTGGTCACAGTTATCTAAAGCGTCCTTGATATTTTCTTTTTTAAGAACGTTTGACCAGACCTTGCTAAAGTTGAAATTGGGATTTCCCATGAAGTCGTACAGAAAAATGTCCCGTATCTCAATTTGATCGTTTAATATAATATCGGCCTTTACATGGCAATCACAAGCTCCAGTTGCATATTCTTCCATATGGATGTCAGTTACGTGGTACTTTTTGTTTTGAATTTCGTGAAAGTTGCTCATGATAAAACCCTTTTTGATAGAAATATACCTTATAACGCCGTAAAAATGTCGCTTTGATGGCGACGTCGTATTTTTTTTGCACAGGTAGCATGTTTATAGGTTAAGGATCAAAAATGAATAATTTTAATAGCCGCATTTGTATGTAAATAGAGAATTGCTGCGACTAATTAACCATTTTCTATTTATATTTCCTCCAGTAGCTTCCCTTTTGCTCTGGGGTATTTTTTTACATGGATCCGCGCTTAATTAACAATATGTCCGAGAAGGTTGTAGATGACCTTCGTAAAAACATTACCCCTAAGTCAAAATTATCTATAGCGGCGGCCAGTTTCTCGCTTTTTGCGTTTGAAACATTAAAAGAAGAACTCGAAAAGGTTGATTCTTTGCGGTTCATCTTTACTTCACCGACTTTTGTGAAGGGCGAAAATCCTAAAGAAAGTCGTGAATTTGATATCGAACGTTTTGCCCGTGAGCAAGCTCTTTTCGGTAGTGAGTTTGAGCTAAAACTTCGTAATCAACTAAACCAGAAGGCGATTGCGGTTGAATGCGCCGAATGGATCCGCAAAAAAGCCAAGTTCCGTACCAATACCACAGAACAGAATTTCCAGACATTTTTGCATGTAAAGCAGCAGGAAGATGACGCTCTTTATACTCCGTTCAATGATTTTTCTGCGGTAGGCCTTGGCATAGAAAAAGGGAACAACATAGCCTACCTTTGCAACAGAATCTCTGCACCACTTTCTAATGCCTTCATCAATACCTTTAATGAATGCTGGGTGGATTCAAAAAAGTTTGAAGATGTGACCCAGAAGGTGATTGATAGCATTGCTACTGTCTATAAGGAAAATTCGCCTAACTTTATCTATTTCGTAACGCTATACAACATCTTCCATGAATTTTTAAACGATATTAGCGAAGATGTTTTGCCAAATTCCGCTACTGGTTTTAAGGAATCGGCCATCTGGAAAAAACTTTTCAATTTCCAAAAAGATGCTGCCCTTGCCATTATCAACAAGTTGGAAATGTACAACGGTTGCATATTGGCTGATAGCGTTGGTTTGGGTAAGACTTTTACTGCTCTCGGCGTTATCAAGTATTACGAACAGCGCAATAAGGATGTCTTGGTTCTTTGCCCGAAGAAATTGAATAACAACTGGGTGACTTACAAGAATAATCAAACGAACAATCCTGTTGCCTGCGATAGATTCCGTTACGATGTTCTCTATCATTCAGACTTGTCTCGTGAATCAGGTTATACAAACAGCATTGATTTAAGCCGCTTTATTTGGAACAATTACGATTTGGTGGTGATTGATGAATCCCACAACTTCCGTAATGGTGGCGCTGCAGCAGATTATCTTGACGATGAAATCGATCAGGAACCATTAAAAGAAAATCGCTACATGCGGTTGATGAATCAGGTTATTCGAAAGGGCAAAAAGACCAAGGTTCTGATGCTCTCTGCAACACCTGTGAATAACCGCTTTAACGATTTAAAGAATCAGTTGCAGTTGGCCTACGAAGGCGATGCCGAAAAGATGGATTCCTTGCTCAAGTTAGATAATGGCATTGAATCTATTTTTAAGCAGGCTCAGGGTGCCTATAATGCGTGGGCCAAATTCCCTGCAGAAGAGCGTACTACGGAACGACTCCTTGAAATGCTTGATTTTGATTTCTTTGAGTTGTTAGATTGCGTAACTATAGCTCGTTCCCGTAAGCATATTTCCAATTTCTACGACATTAACGATGTGGGCAAATTCCCCACGAGAATGGCTCCGCTGTCGGAATCTCCGGATTTGACAGATTTGCCGGGAGTTGATTTTGATAGTATCTATACCTTGCTTACTCAGTTGCAGATGAGCGTGTATAGCCCAGCTCGTTTTGTTCAGCCTAGTAAGATTAGCGATTACATTGATAGCAGCGACGAAAAAGAAATGTTGCTGGGTCGTGAAACGGGTATTCGAAAGTTGATGAGCATTAACATGCTCAAGCGTTTGGAAAGCTCCGTTTACGGTTTCCAGCTGACATTAAATAGATATCACGAATTGGTGAAGTCTATTGTCAAGAAAATTGATGACTTTGAAGCTACACAAAATGCCGGTGGTGTTACAAAGAACTCTGCTGATTGCAAGGTGACTTACGATGCTCGGTCAATCAACGAAGCTGACGATGAATTTGTGGTAGGGAAGGATGTTCAATTTAGCCTTGCCGACATGGATTATGTAAAATGGAGAAATGAACTAAAACAAGATTTGGCTGTTCTTGATCGCCTGCAGGATCTGGTCAAGGGCATTTCTCCTGAACATGATTTGAAGTTGCAGACTCTGTTTAAGGCTATCTGTAACAAGATTGATAATCCCATAAACACTGATTGTGCTGGTAATGGCAATAAAAAGGTCATCATCTTTACGGCTTTTGCAGATACGGCAGAATACCTGTATGATCAGCTATCGGGTAGAATCAATAGCCTTTATGGAATCCACACAGGCCTTGTGACTGGCCAGGTGGATGGTCGTACCACATTAAAATTAAAGAAATCTGACTTTAATACGGTTCTGACATATTTCTCACCGATTTCCAAAGAACGCGCTCTTTTGAAGAATGTTGAACCGGGTGATATTGACATCCTGATTGCGACAGACTGTATCAGTGAAGGTCAGAACTTGCAGGATTGTGACTATCTGATTAATTACGACATTCATTGGAATCCAGTTCGCATTATCCAGCGCTTCGGCCGAATAGACCGTATCGGCAGCAAGAACGAAAAAATCCAGTTAGTCAACTTCT from Fibrobacter sp. encodes:
- a CDS encoding PD-(D/E)XK nuclease family transposase — translated: MPTQKSASTFAHNESPKTEIASLLADCTFKYVYTRDNPKSRENLRQLMSTLIGKKLQKAEPLVTETFASTQPKTEKTSRFDVRVVMDDGDEADVEVQLWTEKDDYAKRLSYYGAKLYASQAAKGAKYKELNKCYQIIISQDCIFPNTSWLLNLDISAQENRMFKFDTMHWCIIQLNYLEQAIRENVGKNSEYLQNLLDLCKFIATPTRVEPFEDVYEDLMAFSADQIEAYRKEMEERRRLDAISTRKYTEELIKQQEEEIAEQKRAIEANRQELAANKQELAAIKQEQEAEKARADKYAEILKQHGLL
- a CDS encoding TIGR02452 family protein, which produces MSNFHEIQNKKYHVTDIHMEEYATGACDCHVKADIILNDQIEIRDIFLYDFMGNPNFNFSKVWSNVLKKENIKDALDNCDQPVFSILINRFWKAQLDAPRRPMDFPHQKRIDVFKDTLEMIHESKVLESLVENSIKSTKFYPAGSLYAKTRQNQSKNTDIRVTNHRTFEAAVELSKEFPGQRIAVLNFASAVQPGGHVLRGSSAQEEGLCRCSTLYPVLCTKTNWNRYYNFHRKLGTAFYSDACLYSKDIVILKTDDKEPVRLPEEKWTKVDVISCAAPRLYDRRYPLDLNDQELYDAHISRGAQIFKIAQDNNIDVLVLGAFGCGAFHNNPEVVASAYAKLLGDFKGSFDCIEFAVYCKPTETENYDTFRRIIQ
- a CDS encoding SNF2-related protein; the encoded protein is MRFIFTSPTFVKGENPKESREFDIERFAREQALFGSEFELKLRNQLNQKAIAVECAEWIRKKAKFRTNTTEQNFQTFLHVKQQEDDALYTPFNDFSAVGLGIEKGNNIAYLCNRISAPLSNAFINTFNECWVDSKKFEDVTQKVIDSIATVYKENSPNFIYFVTLYNIFHEFLNDISEDVLPNSATGFKESAIWKKLFNFQKDAALAIINKLEMYNGCILADSVGLGKTFTALGVIKYYEQRNKDVLVLCPKKLNNNWVTYKNNQTNNPVACDRFRYDVLYHSDLSRESGYTNSIDLSRFIWNNYDLVVIDESHNFRNGGAAADYLDDEIDQEPLKENRYMRLMNQVIRKGKKTKVLMLSATPVNNRFNDLKNQLQLAYEGDAEKMDSLLKLDNGIESIFKQAQGAYNAWAKFPAEERTTERLLEMLDFDFFELLDCVTIARSRKHISNFYDINDVGKFPTRMAPLSESPDLTDLPGVDFDSIYTLLTQLQMSVYSPARFVQPSKISDYIDSSDEKEMLLGRETGIRKLMSINMLKRLESSVYGFQLTLNRYHELVKSIVKKIDDFEATQNAGGVTKNSADCKVTYDARSINEADDEFVVGKDVQFSLADMDYVKWRNELKQDLAVLDRLQDLVKGISPEHDLKLQTLFKAICNKIDNPINTDCAGNGNKKVIIFTAFADTAEYLYDQLSGRINSLYGIHTGLVTGQVDGRTTLKLKKSDFNTVLTYFSPISKERALLKNVEPGDIDILIATDCISEGQNLQDCDYLINYDIHWNPVRIIQRFGRIDRIGSKNEKIQLVNFWPNVSLDEYIKLKDRVVARMKISVMTASGDENPISAEEKGDLEYRKEQLRRLKEDVVDLEDMKGGVNIVDLGLNDFRMDLLQYRENHREIEKAPSGIYSIVPSSKDMEPGVIFILRNRNNAVNIRSKNRLHPFYMVYLKDDGSVLCDHLSPKRMLDLMRHACKGVCEPFIDLCDAFNKETADGRKMGKYSDMLQQAIASIIEVKEESDIDSLFGDGETTALSNEIRGLDDFELVTFLVVRKA